Proteins encoded by one window of Kribbella italica:
- the rpmE gene encoding 50S ribosomal protein L31, translated as MKSDIHPTYVDTKVTCTCGASFETRSTSESGSIHADVCSQCHPFYTGKQKILDTGGRVARFEKRYAKK; from the coding sequence ATGAAGAGCGACATCCACCCGACGTACGTCGACACCAAGGTGACCTGCACCTGCGGCGCGAGCTTCGAGACGCGCTCGACGTCCGAGTCGGGCTCGATCCACGCCGACGTCTGCTCGCAGTGCCACCCGTTCTACACGGGCAAGCAGAAGATCCTCGACACCGGCGGCCGGGTCGCCCGCTTCGAGAAGCGGTACGCGAAGAAGTAG
- the rho gene encoding transcription termination factor Rho, producing MTETVEASNGATAPEASASTRRRKTGGGLEGMLLPELKQLAGTLGIKGTGALRKGQLIEAIKAAQGGSSTGGATRARSSQPTLDEAVAEPSVTRAKSAPAEAPVREGGSRRARAAAAETAAEQNGAAAPSVTADAKAADAKADSKAGDAKSAGQGADAKSGAAQSSVQAPVTESAPQVTDRAAQNGTATAPATDEREGRSEDRTRDGGRERTRNRDNQNRDGQQARDGQQNRDGGRDQRNRTDGRTEGRTDGRSDGRSDGRGDTRTDGRSENRADGRTDGRGDSRTDGRTDTRTDGRGDTRTDGRTDTRNDSRNDNRGADDQDGDGRRRRRRGRDRDRNRDGRETGGRDTNTRNRGRGERFEAEPTISEDDVLVPAAGILDVLDNYAFVRTSGYLPGPNDVYVALSMVKRYGLRKGDAITGAVKQPSDGERKEKFNPLVRIDTVNGSDPEIAKQRQDFNKLTPLYATERLRLETEPGILTTRIVDIVSPIGKGQRGLIVSPPKAGKTMVLQALANAITTNNPEVHLMVVLVDERPEEVTDMQRTVKGEVIASTFDRPADDHTTVAELAIERAKRLVELGHDVVVLLDSITRLGRAYNIAAPASGRILSGGVDSSALYPPKRFFGAARNIEDGGSLTILATALIETGSKMDEVIFEEFKGTGNMELRLRREFADRRIFPAIDVVASGTRREELLMSKDETQVVWKLRRVLSALDGQAALELLIGKLKESKSNIEFLLQVNKTTPSTGGNGRSTDDGN from the coding sequence GTGACAGAAACTGTTGAAGCCTCCAACGGCGCTACCGCGCCCGAAGCGAGCGCGAGCACGCGGCGCCGCAAGACCGGAGGCGGCCTCGAAGGCATGCTGCTCCCCGAGCTCAAGCAGCTCGCCGGGACGCTCGGCATCAAGGGCACCGGCGCGCTGCGCAAGGGCCAGCTGATCGAGGCGATCAAGGCCGCTCAGGGCGGTAGTTCGACCGGCGGCGCCACCCGCGCCCGGTCGAGCCAGCCGACCCTGGACGAAGCGGTCGCGGAGCCGTCGGTGACGCGTGCCAAGAGCGCGCCGGCCGAGGCTCCGGTGCGCGAGGGCGGCAGTCGCCGGGCCCGCGCCGCCGCGGCCGAGACGGCCGCCGAGCAGAACGGGGCCGCCGCCCCGAGCGTGACCGCCGACGCCAAGGCCGCGGACGCCAAGGCCGACTCCAAGGCCGGCGACGCCAAGAGCGCCGGCCAGGGCGCGGACGCCAAGAGCGGCGCGGCCCAGAGCAGCGTCCAGGCGCCGGTCACCGAGAGCGCGCCGCAGGTCACCGACCGCGCCGCGCAGAACGGCACCGCGACCGCGCCGGCCACCGACGAGCGCGAGGGCCGGTCCGAGGACCGCACCCGCGACGGTGGCCGCGAGCGCACCCGCAACCGCGACAACCAGAACCGCGACGGCCAGCAGGCCCGCGACGGTCAGCAGAACCGTGACGGTGGCCGCGACCAGCGCAACCGCACCGACGGCCGCACCGAGGGCCGGACGGACGGACGCAGCGACGGACGCAGCGACGGCCGGGGCGACACCCGCACCGATGGCCGGTCGGAGAACCGCGCCGACGGTCGCACCGACGGCCGGGGCGACAGCCGCACCGACGGTCGCACGGACACCCGCACCGACGGTCGCGGTGACACCCGCACCGACGGCCGCACGGACACCCGGAACGACAGCCGCAACGACAACCGTGGCGCCGACGACCAGGACGGCGACGGCCGCCGTCGTCGCCGCCGGGGTCGCGACCGGGACCGCAACCGCGACGGCCGCGAGACCGGTGGACGCGACACCAACACCCGCAACCGCGGCCGCGGTGAGCGCTTCGAGGCGGAGCCGACGATCAGCGAGGACGACGTACTGGTCCCCGCCGCCGGCATCCTCGACGTACTCGACAACTACGCGTTCGTCCGGACCAGCGGCTACCTGCCCGGCCCGAACGACGTGTACGTCGCGCTGTCGATGGTCAAGCGCTACGGCCTGCGCAAGGGCGACGCGATCACCGGCGCGGTGAAGCAGCCGTCCGACGGTGAGCGCAAGGAGAAGTTCAACCCGCTGGTCCGGATCGACACCGTGAACGGGTCGGACCCGGAGATCGCCAAGCAGCGCCAGGACTTCAACAAGCTGACCCCGCTGTACGCGACCGAGCGGCTGCGGCTGGAGACCGAACCGGGCATTCTCACCACCCGGATCGTCGACATCGTCAGCCCGATCGGCAAGGGCCAGCGCGGGCTGATCGTGTCGCCGCCGAAGGCCGGCAAGACGATGGTCCTGCAGGCGCTGGCCAACGCGATCACCACGAACAACCCCGAAGTGCACCTGATGGTCGTGCTTGTCGACGAGCGGCCCGAAGAGGTCACCGACATGCAGCGCACGGTCAAGGGTGAGGTCATCGCCTCGACCTTCGACCGGCCGGCTGACGACCACACCACGGTCGCGGAGCTGGCGATCGAGCGGGCCAAGCGCCTGGTCGAGCTCGGCCACGACGTGGTCGTCCTGCTCGACTCGATCACCCGCCTGGGCCGGGCGTACAACATCGCGGCCCCGGCCAGCGGCCGGATCCTGTCCGGTGGTGTCGACTCCTCGGCGCTGTACCCGCCGAAGCGGTTCTTCGGCGCGGCCCGCAACATCGAGGACGGCGGTTCGCTGACGATCCTGGCCACGGCCCTGATCGAGACCGGCTCCAAGATGGACGAGGTCATCTTCGAGGAGTTCAAGGGCACCGGCAACATGGAGCTGCGGCTGCGCCGCGAGTTCGCCGACCGCCGGATCTTCCCCGCCATCGACGTCGTCGCCTCCGGCACCCGCCGCGAGGAGCTGCTGATGAGCAAGGACGAGACCCAGGTGGTCTGGAAGCTGCGCCGGGTGCTGTCCGCGCTCGACGGCCAGGCCGCGCTGGAGCTGCTGATCGGCAAGCTCAAGGAGAGCAAGTCGAACATCGAGTTCCTGCTCCAGGTCAACAAGACCACCCCGAGCACCGGTGGCAACGGCCGCAGCACCGACGACGGCAACTAG
- the thrB gene encoding homoserine kinase: MPATSANLGPGFDAFGLALGLYDELTVTPAPSISVEVTGAGAGEVALDESHLVVRALRAGLEALGVSVPGFVLRCENRVPHGRGLGSSSAAIVGGIAAAYGLAAMELDREHVVALANELEGHPDNVAAAALGGFTTAWVDGGVGRAVRNDPVAGLRATVYVPEVKVLTKQARGLLPDVVPHADAAANAGRAALLVTAITSRPGLLLTATEDRLHQEYREPVMPETLALVHKLRGSGLAAVVSGAGPTVLVLDALSGKEIAALPAAPDGWTRLDLAIDPAGVQVWSGSVSTETTSARSDDETL; this comes from the coding sequence GTGCCGGCCACCAGTGCCAACCTTGGACCTGGGTTCGACGCTTTCGGTCTGGCACTCGGCCTGTACGACGAACTGACCGTCACCCCGGCGCCGTCCATCTCTGTTGAGGTGACCGGTGCTGGGGCCGGCGAGGTTGCTCTCGACGAGTCGCATCTGGTGGTGCGGGCGCTTCGGGCTGGGCTGGAGGCTCTTGGGGTTTCTGTGCCGGGGTTCGTGCTGAGGTGCGAGAACCGGGTTCCTCACGGGCGCGGACTGGGATCCTCGTCGGCGGCGATCGTCGGGGGGATCGCGGCGGCGTACGGGCTGGCGGCGATGGAGCTCGATCGCGAGCACGTCGTCGCGCTGGCCAACGAGCTCGAAGGGCATCCGGACAACGTGGCGGCGGCTGCGTTGGGTGGGTTTACGACGGCTTGGGTCGACGGTGGGGTTGGGCGGGCGGTGCGGAACGATCCGGTCGCGGGGTTGCGCGCGACGGTCTACGTGCCCGAGGTCAAGGTGCTGACGAAGCAAGCCCGCGGGCTGCTGCCGGACGTCGTACCGCACGCGGATGCGGCCGCGAACGCCGGGCGGGCCGCGCTGCTGGTGACGGCGATCACGTCGCGGCCGGGACTGCTGCTGACGGCGACCGAGGATCGGCTGCACCAGGAGTACCGCGAACCGGTGATGCCGGAAACCCTCGCGCTCGTGCACAAGCTCCGGGGGAGTGGGCTGGCGGCCGTCGTCAGCGGAGCGGGACCTACCGTTTTGGTGCTGGATGCCCTTTCGGGCAAGGAGATCGCGGCGTTGCCGGCCGCGCCGGACGGCTGGACGCGGCTCGACCTGGCGATCGATCCAGCCGGCGTACAGGTCTGGTCCGGGTCGGTGAGCACCGAAACCACCAGTGCCCGGTCCGACGACGAGACGCTCTAG
- the thrC gene encoding threonine synthase: MAHQWRGVIEEYRDRLPVSTDTPVVTLGEGGTPLVAAQWLSEQTNCEVWLKVEGNNPTGSFKDRGMTVAISLAAQAGDKAVVCASTGNTSASAAAYAVRAGLIPLVLIPAGRIAQGKLAQAIVHGAQLVQVDGGFDDCLRIVRELGKHYPVALVNSVNPVRLEGQKTAAFEVVDALGDAPDLHVLPVGNAGNIAAYWKGYGEYAKDKLASRRPRMWGFQAEGAAPIVNGAIVEKPDTLATAIRVGNPASWTLAESARDESGGLIEAVTDDQILAAQRELAAREGVFVEPASAAGVAGLLKLKAAGRVDGGQTIVITVTGHGLKDIDTALSSAPPAEAVVTPADTDAVARVAGLV, encoded by the coding sequence ATGGCTCATCAGTGGCGTGGCGTGATCGAGGAGTACCGCGACCGGCTTCCGGTCTCGACGGACACCCCGGTGGTCACGCTCGGCGAAGGCGGTACGCCGCTGGTGGCCGCGCAGTGGCTGTCCGAGCAGACCAACTGTGAGGTCTGGCTCAAGGTCGAGGGCAACAACCCGACCGGCTCGTTCAAGGACCGCGGCATGACGGTCGCGATCTCGCTGGCCGCGCAGGCCGGCGACAAGGCCGTCGTCTGCGCCTCGACCGGGAACACCTCGGCCTCGGCCGCGGCGTACGCGGTGCGGGCCGGGCTGATCCCGCTGGTGCTGATCCCGGCCGGCCGGATCGCGCAGGGCAAGCTGGCGCAGGCGATCGTGCACGGCGCGCAGCTGGTGCAGGTCGACGGCGGGTTCGACGACTGCCTGCGGATCGTGCGCGAGCTGGGCAAGCACTACCCGGTCGCCCTGGTGAACTCGGTGAACCCGGTGCGGTTGGAGGGTCAGAAGACCGCCGCGTTCGAGGTGGTCGACGCGCTGGGTGACGCGCCGGACCTGCACGTGCTGCCGGTCGGCAACGCGGGCAACATCGCGGCGTACTGGAAGGGGTACGGCGAGTACGCCAAGGACAAGCTGGCGTCGCGGCGGCCGCGAATGTGGGGCTTCCAGGCCGAGGGCGCCGCGCCGATCGTGAACGGCGCGATCGTCGAGAAGCCGGACACCCTGGCGACCGCGATCCGCGTCGGCAACCCGGCGTCCTGGACGCTGGCCGAGTCCGCGCGCGACGAGTCCGGCGGCCTGATCGAGGCCGTCACCGACGACCAGATCCTCGCCGCCCAACGCGAACTCGCCGCCCGCGAAGGCGTTTTCGTCGAGCCCGCGTCCGCCGCCGGAGTCGCCGGCCTGTTGAAGTTGAAGGCGGCAGGCCGAGTCGACGGCGGCCAGACGATCGTCATCACCGTCACCGGCCACGGCCTGAAGGACATCGACACGGCGTTGTCGTCTGCCCCGCCCGCAGAGGCGGTAGTGACCCCCGCCGACACCGACGCGGTCGCCCGAGTCGCCGGACTGGTCTGA
- a CDS encoding homoserine dehydrogenase has translation MSQTGKPLKVALLGCGVVGTEVVRILTTRADDLAARVGAPLEIAGIAVRRGGRERDIAVDPSLITTDAQALVSRGDLDLVIEVIGGLEPARGLILTALEHGASVVTANKALLAEDGPTLFAAAEKYERDLYFEAAVAGAIPILRPLRESLAGDDVTRVMGIVNGTTNYILDKMDSTGAGFDEALAEAQALGYAEADPTADIEGFDAAAKAALLASLAFHTRVSIADVHREGITEVSATDIASAREMGCVVKSLAICELDEATDSVSARVYPAMIPLNHPLASVRDAYNAVFVESKAAGQLMFYGRGAGGAPTASAVLGDLVSAARNRLKGVPGVGESSYTQRAVRPMGDAMTRYHVSLDVADKAGVLAAVAHAFSEHDVSIQTVRQEGRGGDAQLVVVTHTATDAALSATVETLRDMDIVREVSSVMRVEGD, from the coding sequence GAGATCGCGGGCATCGCCGTACGGCGGGGTGGGCGTGAGCGGGACATCGCGGTCGACCCGTCGCTGATCACCACGGACGCCCAGGCGCTGGTCAGCCGCGGTGACCTCGACCTGGTGATCGAGGTGATCGGCGGGCTCGAACCGGCTCGCGGGCTGATCCTGACCGCGCTCGAGCACGGCGCCTCGGTCGTCACGGCGAACAAGGCGCTCCTGGCCGAGGACGGTCCGACGCTGTTCGCCGCCGCCGAGAAGTACGAGCGCGACCTGTACTTCGAGGCCGCCGTGGCCGGCGCGATCCCGATCCTGCGGCCGCTGCGCGAGTCGCTCGCCGGTGACGACGTGACCCGGGTGATGGGCATCGTCAACGGCACGACCAACTACATCCTCGACAAGATGGACTCCACCGGCGCCGGGTTCGACGAGGCGCTGGCCGAGGCGCAGGCGCTCGGGTACGCCGAGGCCGACCCGACCGCCGACATCGAGGGCTTCGACGCGGCCGCGAAGGCCGCACTGCTGGCCAGCCTGGCCTTCCACACCCGGGTCTCGATCGCCGACGTGCACCGCGAGGGCATCACCGAGGTGTCCGCGACCGACATCGCCTCGGCCCGCGAGATGGGCTGCGTGGTGAAGTCGCTGGCGATCTGCGAGCTGGACGAGGCGACCGACTCGGTCAGCGCCCGGGTCTACCCGGCGATGATCCCGCTGAACCACCCGCTGGCCTCGGTCCGGGACGCCTACAACGCCGTGTTCGTGGAATCCAAGGCGGCCGGGCAGCTGATGTTCTATGGTCGTGGTGCCGGCGGCGCCCCGACGGCCAGTGCTGTCCTCGGGGACCTGGTGTCCGCCGCGCGCAACCGGCTCAAGGGAGTGCCGGGGGTCGGCGAGTCGTCGTACACCCAGCGAGCCGTGCGGCCGATGGGCGACGCGATGACCCGCTACCACGTGTCGCTGGACGTGGCCGACAAGGCCGGTGTGCTGGCGGCGGTGGCCCACGCGTTCTCCGAGCACGACGTGTCGATCCAGACCGTCCGCCAGGAGGGCCGGGGCGGTGACGCGCAGCTGGTCGTGGTCACCCACACCGCCACCGACGCCGCGCTGTCGGCCACCGTGGAGACCCTGCGCGACATGGACATCGTGCGTGAAGTCAGCAGTGTGATGCGGGTCGAAGGGGATTGA